In candidate division KSB1 bacterium, the genomic stretch CTGGGACGAGGAGGCTCTTGAGAAGCGGAGGTCCTATCTCGAAAAGGTGGTAGAGCTGCTCAAGCTGCGTGCGAGGAAGCTCAGCGATTTCCCGAGAGTTGGGCGCTACTTCTTCTTCGATCCGGAGGGCTTCGAGGCTCAGGGCGTCCGAAAGCATTTCGCAGATCCCGAAGTCGTCTCCCGTCTCGAGAGGCTTGCCGAGGTCCTCGAAGGGTGTGAGCCCTTCGAGGCGGGGAGGGTCGAGGCGTGTCTCCGGTCGCTTGCCGAGGAGTTGGGGATCAAGGCGGCGCAGCTGATTCATCCCGCACGTCTGGCCGTGACCGGGCGAACAGGAGGCCCTGGGCTGTTCGAGCTGTTTGCGGTTCTGGGGCGGGAGGTGGTAGTCCGCAGACTGCGTCGGGCGGCGGAGTTGATCCGGACCCGCCAGGTGCAGGAAGTAGAAGTTGTCGAGTGACACTGGGGAGTCGTCCAGCGGTAGGACACGCGGCTCTGGACCGCGGAACCGGGGTTCGAATCCCTGCTCCCCAGCCAGTTTGCGCGCCCGTAGCTCAACTGGATAGAGCATCTGACTTCGGATCAGAGGGTTGGGGGTTCGAGTCCCTCCGGGCGCGCAACAAGGGAGATGGGGCGCGTTCGTCTAGCGGCCTAGGACGCCGGCCTCTCACGTCGGTAACACGGGTTCGATTCCCGTACGCGCCACCACGCAGCGCCCGTAGCTCAACTGGATAGAGCGCTTGGCTACGGACCAAGAGGTTGGGGGTTCGAGTCCCTCCGGGCGCGCACACGGATGGGCCTGAGGGGTAGCGATGACGGAACACGAACGCTGGATGCAGGAGGCGTTGGTAGAGGCCCGGAAGGCCCTGGAGAAGGGGGAGGTGCCCGTCGGAGCGGTCGTCGTCTACGAGGAGCGCATCGTCGGGCGCGGTCACAACCTGGTGGAGACGATCCTCGACCCGACGGCCCACGCTGAAATGCTGGCCATCACCGCCGCCGCGGGGGCACTGGCCGACTGGCGGCTCAAGGATTGCTCCCTGTACGTCACGTTGGAACCCTGTCCGATGTGTGCGGGGGCAGTGGTCCTGTCGCGGATGCGGCGCGTTGTTTTCGGTGCGCGGGACCCCCGATGGGGCGCCTGTGGGTCTGCGTACCACATCCTGAATGCGGCGAACCCTGAGGTGCGCGTGGAGCTGATCCCGGGCGTTTGTGAGGCGGAGGCCTCCTCGCTGCTCCGGGAGTTCTTTGCAAAGCTGCGCGCCGAAGGCTAAGCGCCGAGGGAGAGGATCGGATTGCGGGGTGGAGAGGTGTCCGAGAGGCTGAAGGAGCACGCTTGGAAAGCGTGTGTTCCCGGAAAACCCGGGACCGGGGGTTCGAATCCCCCCCTCTCCGCCGACCGTCTTTTGGATGTGGGGCCGTAGCTCAGCTGGGAGAGCGCCAGAATCGCACTCTGGAGGTCGTGGGTTCGACTCCCATCGGCTCCACTACAGTCAGGCTCAAGGAGAGGGAATCTCCTGTGACCTGGGCGTGATGACCGGGCGGGGGGACCGACGCGCGTGAAGGGAAGACGTAGCGGAGTGGCGTCGGTTACGAAGCGGTCCGAGCGCGTCGCGCGGGGAAAAAGGAGCGCGAAGACAATTCTTCGCCTTTCAGGCCCGTCGTCCGAAAGGGCGACGGGCATGTTCTCATGGAGACGATCCGCAGGGTTTTCCGATGCCCTACGTTGTTCTGGCGCGGAGGTGGCGACCTCAGCGATTCGAAGAGGTAGTTGGGCAACGGCACGTCACCGGTACGCTGATCAATGCCATCAGGACGGGGCGGGTGGCCAGCGCCTATCTCTTTTCCGGGCCGCGGGGCGTGGGAAAGACGACGGTGGCCCGAATCCTCGCCAAAGCGTTGAACTGCGATTCCGGCCCGACCCCTGATCCCTGCAACCAGTGCACCCCGTGTCTTGAGATTACCGAAGGGCGAAGTCTCAACGTTCTCGAGATCGACGGCGCCTCCAATCGGGGGGTGGACGAAGTCCGCAATCTACGAGAGGACATCCGCTACGCCGCTTCCCCCGGGAAGTTCAAGATCTACATCATCGACGAAGTTCACATGCTCACCACGGAGGCCTTCAATGCCCTCTTGAAGACGCTGGAAGAGCCTCCGCCACGTGTCCTCTTCATCTTCGCCACCACCGAGCCCTACAAGGTGCCGGTGACGATCCTCTCCCGGTGCCAGCGTTTCGAATTCCACCGCCTGCCCTCGGAACTGATCGTTCGCCAATTGGAGCGAATTTGCCAGGCGGAGGGGATTCACGCCGAGCCTGAAGCCCTGGAGCTGATTGCAGCAAAGGCCGATGGCAGCATGCGCGACGCCGAAAGCCTACTGGACCAGGTCGTGGCCTTCGCCGATTCCCAGGTCACACGGGAAAGCGTAGCGGAATTGGTGGGGGTGATCGACCGCGATTTCCTGCTCCGGCTCGGCCAGGCGGTGCTCCAGGCGGACGTGCGTGCGGCCGCGGACTTGGCCCGGGAGGTACACCTCCGGGGATACGATTTCGGAGAGTTCCTCAACGCGTGTGCAGAATACTTCCGCGATCTCCTCATGCTACGCTCTGGAGGAAGTGCGGTGGTCGGTGTCCCGGCCTCGTACGTGGACCGCTACCGGGACCAGGCGCAAGCGTTCTCGGATGAGGACCTTCTCCGTCTCGTCAAAATAGCCAGCGACGGGGCCCATCGTATCCGCTTTACCCCCAATCCCAGGGTTCGTTTCGAACTGGCGCTTCTACGGATGGCCAAGCTCCGCAAGAGCGCGGACCTCTCGGAGCCGCTGCGGGCGGTAGGGCAGGCGATCCCTGGAGAAAGGGACGCGGGTTCTGGCACCGCTTCGCAGACGAAGGGAGGGGTGGCGGGTGCGAGCTACCCGCCGGTCAGGACCTCGTCGGGACCGGCGCAGGGTTCGGGGGGTGGGGTCCAGGCGTCGCAACGGACCGTGGACAGGCGCAGCGGCTTCGGGGGCGCGACCGTGCGCGCCGAGAGCTCGGGGAGTGGGGGCACGGAAGCTGCCGTGGCAGTGGTGGCCGAGGCACTCGAGAGGGACGCCAGCCCGCCAGGCGAGGGCAAAGCGCACCTGACGTTGGAAGAGATTCAGGAGCAATGGCAAGAAGCTGTGGCCGCGGTGCGCCGAAGGCGGGTCGCCCTTGGCGTCTTTTTGGCGGAGGCTCGTCCGAAGACCCTGAGAGGCAAGCTCCTGGAGCTGGCCTTCCATCCGGACAGCAGCTTCCAGATGGATTCGGTACGCAGGCACCGGGAGGAGATTGCGGCCATTCTGCGCGAGAAGCTGGGGTGGGAGCTTGTGCTTCATTGTGTGCGGGATGAAAACGGCGGCGCGGTACCCCGTCAGCCCACCGCTCTGGCCCGCCTTCAGGCCTTGGAGCAGTTGGCCGAAGCGAACCCCGTGGTTCGAAAGATATTGGACGCCTTTGAGGCGGAGCTTATCGTCTAGTTGGAGAGGGGGAGTTGACGGTCCGGAAGCGGCCACATGGGCGCTTGAAAAGGCAGCTTGCCCCGGGGCAGGGAGGGGTTGGAGTCTACGGCCTGAGGGGACGGCAGGCGCCTACGAACGATAATCGGCAATGCGCTACGCATCTCCGGCAATCGAGCGGGCAATTGAGAGGCTGTCGCGGCTCCCGGGCATTGGGCGCAAGACAGCTCAGAGGTTGGTCTTCTACCTGCTGCGCGCCCCGCAGGATCAGGTCAGGGAGCTCGCGCAGTCCCTTCTGGAGCTTAAGGAGCGGGTAAGGTACTGCTCGGTCTGTTTTAACCTGAGCGAAGAGGACCCGTGCCCCATCTGCACCGACCCTCAACGCGATCGATCTGTGGTCTGCGTGGTGGAGCAGGCCAATGATGTCGTCGCGCTGGAGCGGACGGGGCAATACCGAGGCCTTTATCACGTACTGGGGGGAGCTCTTTCGCCACTGGACGGCATTGGTCCCGACGATCTCCGAGTGTCTGAGCTGGTCAGCCGGCTGGAGGGGGGCGAGATCCGGGAGGTCATCGTGGCGACCAATCCGAACACGGAGGGGGAGGCGACGGCGGTCTACCTGGCCCGGTTGCTGAAGCCCTTGGGGGTACGGCTGACGCGTATTGCGCGGGGGATCCCGATGGGAAGCGACCTAGAATTTGCGGATGAAGCCACGCTGGCGCGGGCGCTGGAGGGGCGCGTAGACCTCTAGGCGCCCAGGGTTGCAGTGGGACAAGCTGGAGAGGAGTGAACCGTGTCGAAGAAAATGACGGAAATACGCTGGCACGGCCGAGGCGGGCAGGGCGCCAAGACGGCTGCTCTTCTTCTCGCTGAAGCAGCCATCGACGTGGGGAGGTACGCACAGGCCTTCCCGGAGTACGGTCCGGAGCGCACGGGAGCTCCCGTCCGTGCCTTTACGCGGATCTCCGACAAGCCCATCCGCCTGCACAGCCCGATCGAAAACCCGGATACGGTTGTGGTTCTCGACCCCACTCTCCTGGAGGTTGTGGACGTGACTGAGGGGTTAGCGGAGAACGGCGCGGTGATCATTAATACCTCCGCCTCGAAGGAGGAAACGGCGGCTAAGTTGTCGCGCCAGGACCGCGTCCGGCTCTACGTGATCGATGCGACCAAGCTGGCCCTCGAGACGATCGGCCGGCCGATTCCGAATACGGTCATGCTCGGGGCCCTGGTCGGTGCCACCGACGTGTTGCCTTTCGATGTCCTGGTGGAAGACTTGCGGCATATGTTCAGTAAGAAGTTCTCCGCCTCCATCGCGGAGATGAATGTGGAGGCAGTGCGACGCGCCTACGAGGAGGTCAAGAAGGCATGAGCGCAAAGAGCTGGCGTGAGATCCCGATTGGCGGCGATATCGTCGAAGCGGGGAACTCGGTCGAGTACAAGACCGGTGGTTGGCGGACCTTTAAGCCTGTGTGGTACCCGGAACGCTGCATTCACTGCCTTTTCTGCTGGCTATACTGTCCGGAACCCGCCATCCTGGTCGAGGATGGCAAGATGGTCGGGATCAACTACGACTTCTGCAAAGGTTGTGGGATCTGCGTGAAAGAGTGCCCCGACAGGGCCCACGCATTGGAGCTCGTACGGGAAAAGTAGCTGCGTGGAGGCACGAATGGCGAAAGTGATGGCACTGACGGGGAATGAGGCGGTCGCGGAGGCCATGCGCCAGATCAATCCCGACGTGGTTGCCGCCTACCCCATTACCCCCCAAACAGAGCTGATGCACAAGTTCGCGGAGTATCACGCGGACGGTCTGGTCAATACCGAACTCGTGCTGGTGGAATCCGAGCACAGCGCCCTGAGCGCGGTCGTGGGGGCCGCCGCCGCTGGAGCGCGGGCCATGACCGCTACCTCCGCAAACGGCCTCGCCCTCATGTGGGAGATCGTGTACATCACGGCCTCTCTGCGTCTCCCTGTGGTCATGGCGGTTGTAAACCGCGCCCTGAGCGGACCGATCAACATTCACTGCGATCACTCCGACGCAATGGGCTGTCGTGACTCCGGATGGCTTCAGCTGTACTCCGAGAATAGCCAGGAGGCCTACGACAACACGATCATGGCGGTGCGCATCGCTGAGCATCCGGATGTACTCCTGCCCGTCATGATCACCCTGGACGGCTTCATCCTCAGCCACACCCTCGAGCGAATCGAGGTGCTCGAGGACGAGGAGGTGAAGAGTTTCGTGGGCGAGTACAAGCCCCGCCGCGCTCTTCTGGATGTCGACAATCCGTTCACCGTTGGCCCCCTGGATCTTACCGACTATTACTTTGAGCACAAGCGGCAGCAGATCGAGGGCATGGCTCATGCCGAAGCGATCGTTGAAGCCGTATCGAGGGAATTCGGCCAGCGATTCGGGCGTTTGTACGATACGGTGGAAGAATACCGCCTGCAGGATGCCGAGCGGGCTCTGGTGGTCATGGGATCCACAGCGGGCACCGCGAAAGAGGTGGTGGATGAGCTGCGAGACGCAGGCGAGAAAGTCGGACTCCTGAAAATCCGCATGTACCGGCCCTTCCCCTATCAGCGGATCATTTCCGCGTTAAGCGGGAAGAAGGCGGTCGCAGTGCTGGACCGGGCCGTGTCC encodes the following:
- a CDS encoding glutamate--tRNA ligase, with the protein product WDEEALEKRRSYLEKVVELLKLRARKLSDFPRVGRYFFFDPEGFEAQGVRKHFADPEVVSRLERLAEVLEGCEPFEAGRVEACLRSLAEELGIKAAQLIHPARLAVTGRTGGPGLFELFAVLGREVVVRRLRRAAELIRTRQVQEVEVVE
- the tadA gene encoding tRNA adenosine(34) deaminase TadA, giving the protein MTEHERWMQEALVEARKALEKGEVPVGAVVVYEERIVGRGHNLVETILDPTAHAEMLAITAAAGALADWRLKDCSLYVTLEPCPMCAGAVVLSRMRRVVFGARDPRWGACGSAYHILNAANPEVRVELIPGVCEAEASSLLREFFAKLRAEG
- the dnaX gene encoding DNA polymerase III subunit gamma/tau, which translates into the protein MPYVVLARRWRPQRFEEVVGQRHVTGTLINAIRTGRVASAYLFSGPRGVGKTTVARILAKALNCDSGPTPDPCNQCTPCLEITEGRSLNVLEIDGASNRGVDEVRNLREDIRYAASPGKFKIYIIDEVHMLTTEAFNALLKTLEEPPPRVLFIFATTEPYKVPVTILSRCQRFEFHRLPSELIVRQLERICQAEGIHAEPEALELIAAKADGSMRDAESLLDQVVAFADSQVTRESVAELVGVIDRDFLLRLGQAVLQADVRAAADLAREVHLRGYDFGEFLNACAEYFRDLLMLRSGGSAVVGVPASYVDRYRDQAQAFSDEDLLRLVKIASDGAHRIRFTPNPRVRFELALLRMAKLRKSADLSEPLRAVGQAIPGERDAGSGTASQTKGGVAGASYPPVRTSSGPAQGSGGGVQASQRTVDRRSGFGGATVRAESSGSGGTEAAVAVVAEALERDASPPGEGKAHLTLEEIQEQWQEAVAAVRRRRVALGVFLAEARPKTLRGKLLELAFHPDSSFQMDSVRRHREEIAAILREKLGWELVLHCVRDENGGAVPRQPTALARLQALEQLAEANPVVRKILDAFEAELIV
- the recR gene encoding recombination mediator RecR, with amino-acid sequence MRYASPAIERAIERLSRLPGIGRKTAQRLVFYLLRAPQDQVRELAQSLLELKERVRYCSVCFNLSEEDPCPICTDPQRDRSVVCVVEQANDVVALERTGQYRGLYHVLGGALSPLDGIGPDDLRVSELVSRLEGGEIREVIVATNPNTEGEATAVYLARLLKPLGVRLTRIARGIPMGSDLEFADEATLARALEGRVDL
- a CDS encoding 2-oxoacid:acceptor oxidoreductase family protein; this translates as MTEIRWHGRGGQGAKTAALLLAEAAIDVGRYAQAFPEYGPERTGAPVRAFTRISDKPIRLHSPIENPDTVVVLDPTLLEVVDVTEGLAENGAVIINTSASKEETAAKLSRQDRVRLYVIDATKLALETIGRPIPNTVMLGALVGATDVLPFDVLVEDLRHMFSKKFSASIAEMNVEAVRRAYEEVKKA
- a CDS encoding 4Fe-4S binding protein translates to MSAKSWREIPIGGDIVEAGNSVEYKTGGWRTFKPVWYPERCIHCLFCWLYCPEPAILVEDGKMVGINYDFCKGCGICVKECPDRAHALELVREK
- the porA gene encoding pyruvate ferredoxin oxidoreductase, with the protein product MAKVMALTGNEAVAEAMRQINPDVVAAYPITPQTELMHKFAEYHADGLVNTELVLVESEHSALSAVVGAAAAGARAMTATSANGLALMWEIVYITASLRLPVVMAVVNRALSGPINIHCDHSDAMGCRDSGWLQLYSENSQEAYDNTIMAVRIAEHPDVLLPVMITLDGFILSHTLERIEVLEDEEVKSFVGEYKPRRALLDVDNPFTVGPLDLTDYYFEHKRQQIEGMAHAEAIVEAVSREFGQRFGRLYDTVEEYRLQDAERALVVMGSTAGTAKEVVDELRDAGEKVGLLKIRMYRPFPYQRIISALSGKKAVAVLDRAVSFGSYGGPVYTDVRAAFYGISDAPILVNYIYGLGGRDITPAHIRTAFDELKEVAATGRAAKLVGYLGLRD